A window from Deltaproteobacteria bacterium encodes these proteins:
- a CDS encoding PEP-CTERM sorting domain-containing protein translates to MLGCRSIRPLLAMLITLSLAGAAAAAPIITTFALYSSGPVTDSDGPQAGGALSSQVTTSDGASRCNIAGSGCSTGQPSDAFAFAAQNETALGIFSALQADGTFFNGDPGPLSLLSRTTWTDSPATAGPNSITLIIKPGELTLLDYASVQFGNDTMARYRIELAVNGSVVFFSAAELRGGASGITLTKSGVDLGSTGFSESNNVAGYTFNSLITTIDLGILAPTDVVTYTMEVQVSGPGFETGGYARIGDPFDLAGSGSSIAFGTPVPEPAVTLLLALTGAIALWVWRRRARRG, encoded by the coding sequence ATGCTCGGCTGCCGCTCGATCCGCCCGCTGCTCGCCATGCTCATCACGCTGTCGCTCGCGGGCGCGGCCGCCGCGGCGCCGATCATCACGACATTTGCGCTGTATTCGAGCGGACCCGTGACCGACAGCGATGGACCGCAAGCCGGCGGCGCGCTCAGCTCGCAGGTCACGACGAGCGACGGCGCTTCGCGCTGCAACATCGCCGGCAGCGGCTGCTCGACGGGACAGCCGAGCGACGCCTTCGCCTTCGCCGCGCAGAACGAGACGGCGCTCGGCATCTTCTCCGCGCTGCAAGCGGACGGCACCTTCTTCAACGGCGACCCGGGACCGCTCAGCTTGCTCTCGCGCACGACCTGGACCGACAGTCCGGCTACGGCCGGACCGAACTCGATCACGCTCATCATCAAGCCCGGAGAGCTCACGCTGCTCGACTACGCGAGTGTCCAGTTCGGCAACGACACGATGGCTCGCTACCGGATCGAGCTCGCGGTGAACGGCAGCGTCGTGTTCTTCTCCGCGGCCGAGCTTCGCGGCGGCGCGAGTGGCATCACGCTCACCAAGAGCGGCGTCGATCTCGGCAGCACGGGGTTCTCGGAGTCGAACAACGTCGCGGGGTACACGTTCAACTCGCTCATCACGACGATCGACCTCGGGATTCTCGCGCCCACAGACGTCGTGACCTACACGATGGAAGTCCAAGTCAGCGGGCCGGGCTTCGAGACGGGCGGCTACGCGCGCATCGGCGATCCCTTCGACCTGGCAGGCAGTGGCTCCAGCATCGCGTTCGGAACCCCGGTGCCGGAGCCGGCGGTGACCCTACTGCTCGCGCTCACTGGCGCGATCGCGCTCTGGGTGTGGCGTCGGCGCGCTCGCAGAGGCTGA
- a CDS encoding molybdopterin molybdotransferase MoeA, with product MRGFAARADVEEVERFLAAKSAALPAEPVALLACAGRVLAEDVRAAVSVPSFARSAMDGFAVRGEDTFGASDYDPVTLKVLGQTLPGRPFAGRVGVGEAVRIMTGAPIPDGADAVVMAEVCEERGDVVSVSEPVTPQKNVGAIGEDIRAGEVVLRAGRRLRAQDAGLLASIGVARVLCHRRPRVQLVITGDELLPPGAKPAGARIVDSNSVVLRALALRDGGAALECSPLPDRRDVIRLALQASDADVILVSGGSSVGIEDHAPGLVAELGTLDFHGVAMRPSSPAGVGRIPRRAKEYAAASEPAPGEAFVFLLPGNPVSCLCAYEFFAGPVIRALGGRPRAWPHRRVRLPLARKLASQIGRVDYVRVAIEDGRVTPLATSGASILSSTVRAAGCVIVPRGREGMAEGEEVEVLLYDEELS from the coding sequence CTGCGCGGCTTCGCGGCGCGGGCGGACGTAGAGGAGGTGGAGCGCTTCCTCGCCGCGAAGAGCGCGGCGCTGCCAGCGGAGCCGGTCGCGCTGCTCGCGTGCGCGGGCCGCGTGCTCGCCGAGGACGTGCGCGCCGCGGTCTCGGTGCCGAGCTTCGCGCGCTCCGCGATGGACGGCTTCGCGGTGCGCGGCGAGGACACGTTCGGCGCCTCGGACTACGACCCAGTCACGCTGAAGGTGCTCGGGCAGACGCTGCCGGGTCGCCCGTTCGCAGGGCGTGTCGGCGTGGGCGAGGCGGTGCGCATCATGACCGGCGCGCCGATTCCGGACGGCGCGGACGCGGTCGTGATGGCCGAGGTGTGCGAGGAGCGCGGCGACGTCGTCTCCGTCAGCGAGCCGGTGACGCCGCAGAAGAACGTCGGCGCGATCGGCGAGGACATTCGCGCGGGCGAGGTCGTGCTGCGCGCGGGCCGGCGCCTGCGCGCCCAGGATGCGGGGCTACTCGCATCGATCGGCGTCGCGCGCGTGCTGTGCCACCGCCGCCCGCGCGTGCAGCTCGTGATCACGGGCGACGAGCTGCTGCCGCCGGGTGCGAAGCCGGCCGGCGCGCGCATCGTCGACAGCAACTCGGTCGTGCTGCGCGCGCTCGCCCTGCGCGACGGCGGCGCCGCGCTCGAGTGCTCGCCGCTGCCCGACCGCCGCGACGTGATTCGGCTCGCGCTGCAGGCGAGCGACGCCGACGTGATCCTCGTCTCCGGCGGCAGCTCGGTCGGCATCGAGGACCACGCGCCCGGGCTGGTTGCGGAGCTCGGCACGCTCGACTTCCACGGCGTCGCGATGCGGCCCTCGAGCCCAGCCGGAGTCGGGCGCATCCCGCGCAGGGCGAAGGAGTACGCCGCCGCGAGCGAGCCCGCGCCGGGTGAAGCCTTCGTGTTCTTGCTGCCTGGCAACCCCGTGAGCTGCCTGTGCGCCTACGAGTTCTTCGCAGGGCCCGTGATCCGCGCGCTCGGCGGTCGCCCGCGCGCATGGCCGCATCGCCGCGTGCGCCTGCCCCTCGCGCGCAAGCTGGCGTCGCAGATCGGGCGCGTGGACTACGTGCGCGTCGCGATCGAGGACGGCCGCGTGACTCCGCTCGCGACTTCCGGCGCGAGCATCCTCTCCTCCACCGTGCGCGCTGCGGGCTGCGTGATCGTGCCGCGTGGGCGCGAGGGCATGGCGGAAGGTGAGGAAGTCGAGGTGCTGCTCTACGACGAGGAGCTGTCGTGA
- a CDS encoding molybdopterin biosynthesis protein has translation MKQRQFLEVLDRDEAEARWRAAIHVAHAGIEEVALAEALGRVLAEDVRADVDVPAFDRSNMDGFAVRAADTYGASEEEPRRLTLLAETIPTGVAPSGEVAPGAAMTIATGGMLPRGADAVVPVENTDVDGGALIVRRAVVPGGSVSFAGTDIGQGETVLFAGTRLTSRETGVLAAIGRARVAVVKKPVVAILSTGDEIVQPGEALMPGGVYDSNARILSDAVRELGAEPRFHGAFRDDEPALRRALASALEGADLVLLSGGTSKGEGDLNARVVGDLTPGIVVHGVALKPGKPICLAAHGALPVVILPGFPTSAIFTFHEFVAPVLREMSGLSAAKRETVRARMALRTNSERGRLEYLLVGLVTRSDGQLAAYPMGKGSGSVTTFSRADGFVRIERNVEIVDADDAVDVTLLGREIEPADLVVVGSHCAGLDLIAGALVREGFSVKVLAVGSQGGLAAAERGECDAAPIHLLDPRTNLYNAPFLNADLKLLRGYTRMQGVVTRPDELRDTEELLADASLRMVNRNRGAGTRVLIDRLLAGRKPPGFAYEPRSHYAVAAAVAQKRADWGVTIETVAREKGLRFRALANESYDFAIPAARWDRPAVAALRRLLEPGSLLRARLEAAGFGTPRD, from the coding sequence GTGAAACAGCGCCAGTTCCTCGAAGTGCTCGATCGCGACGAAGCCGAAGCGCGCTGGCGCGCGGCGATTCACGTCGCGCACGCGGGCATCGAAGAGGTCGCGCTCGCCGAGGCGCTCGGGCGCGTGCTCGCCGAAGACGTGCGTGCCGACGTCGACGTGCCCGCGTTCGATCGCAGCAACATGGACGGCTTCGCCGTGCGCGCGGCCGACACCTACGGCGCGAGCGAAGAGGAGCCGCGGCGCCTGACGCTTCTCGCGGAGACGATTCCGACCGGCGTCGCGCCGAGCGGCGAAGTCGCGCCGGGCGCCGCGATGACGATCGCGACGGGCGGCATGCTGCCGCGCGGCGCGGACGCGGTGGTGCCGGTCGAGAACACCGATGTCGACGGCGGCGCGCTGATCGTGCGGCGCGCCGTGGTGCCCGGCGGCAGCGTCTCGTTCGCGGGCACCGACATCGGCCAGGGCGAGACGGTGCTCTTCGCCGGCACGCGCCTCACCTCGCGCGAGACCGGCGTGCTCGCGGCGATCGGGCGAGCGCGCGTCGCGGTCGTGAAGAAGCCCGTCGTCGCGATCCTCTCGACCGGCGACGAGATCGTGCAGCCAGGCGAAGCGCTCATGCCGGGCGGCGTCTACGACAGCAACGCGCGCATCCTGAGCGACGCCGTGCGCGAGCTCGGCGCCGAGCCGCGCTTCCACGGTGCGTTCCGCGACGACGAGCCTGCGCTGCGCCGCGCGCTCGCGAGCGCGCTCGAGGGCGCCGACCTCGTGCTGCTCTCGGGCGGCACCTCGAAGGGCGAGGGTGATCTCAACGCGCGCGTGGTGGGCGACCTGACACCTGGGATCGTCGTCCACGGGGTCGCGCTGAAGCCCGGCAAGCCGATCTGTCTCGCTGCGCACGGCGCGCTGCCCGTCGTGATCCTGCCGGGCTTCCCCACCTCCGCGATCTTCACCTTCCACGAGTTCGTCGCGCCGGTGCTGCGCGAGATGAGCGGGCTCAGCGCGGCAAAGCGCGAGACGGTGCGCGCGCGCATGGCGCTGCGCACGAACTCCGAGCGCGGGCGGCTCGAGTACTTGCTCGTCGGCCTCGTGACGCGGAGCGACGGGCAGCTCGCCGCGTACCCGATGGGCAAGGGCAGCGGCTCGGTCACGACGTTCTCGCGCGCCGACGGCTTCGTGCGCATCGAGCGCAACGTCGAGATCGTCGACGCGGACGACGCGGTGGACGTGACGTTGTTAGGGAGGGAGATCGAGCCCGCGGACCTGGTGGTGGTCGGCAGCCACTGCGCGGGCCTCGACCTGATCGCCGGCGCGCTCGTGCGCGAAGGCTTCAGCGTGAAGGTGCTCGCGGTCGGTAGTCAGGGTGGCCTCGCCGCCGCCGAGCGCGGCGAGTGCGACGCAGCGCCGATTCACCTGCTCGATCCGAGGACGAACCTCTACAACGCGCCGTTCCTGAACGCAGACCTGAAGTTGTTACGGGGCTACACGCGCATGCAAGGAGTCGTCACGCGCCCCGACGAGCTGCGCGACACCGAAGAGCTGCTCGCCGACGCGAGTCTGCGCATGGTGAATCGCAATCGCGGCGCCGGGACGCGCGTGCTGATCGATCGGCTGCTCGCAGGGAGGAAGCCGCCGGGCTTCGCCTACGAGCCGCGCTCGCACTACGCGGTGGCGGCGGCGGTCGCGCAGAAGCGCGCGGACTGGGGCGTCACGATCGAGACCGTGGCGCGCGAGAAGGGGCTGCGCTTCCGCGCGCTCGCGAACGAGAGCTACGACTTCGCGATTCCCGCCGCGCGCTGGGATCGCCCCGCCGTCGCGGCGCTGCGAAGACTGCTCGAGCCGGGCTCGCTGCTGCGAGCGCGCCTCGAGGCCGCGGGCTTCGGCACGCCGCGCGACTAA